The following proteins come from a genomic window of Corallococcus sp. NCRR:
- a CDS encoding MDR family MFS transporter, with translation MRTTHRPFTTLALALSLFVAALEMTVVSTAMPTVVSDLGGIQHYAWVFTAYMLSSTITVPIYGKLADLYGRKPILLFGSTLFLLASVACGFSTSMNMLIAFRVLQGLGAGAMQPIAITIIGDIYTLEQRGKVQGAFSAVWGIAGLAGPLTGGLIVKYLTWHWIFFINIPIGIASMVLLVAFFHEQLKPKVRVRLDYAGAALLSSGVVALLFGVQGSGRTLLALPLAAVLLTAFVFVELRAAEPIIPMSIFKIPTIAISNVAGALFSAAQFGATTYVPLYVQGVLGGSATMAGGMITPMIVGWPLASLIGGRLMVRTGFRPLIVGGLGLASIGTVLMALLLKPGASMLVPQIAMGLFGIGLGFAAMATMVAVQTTVGWELRGVATASSMFFRTIGGSLGVGVMGGVLVSQLMKDPTVPVSAATELLGPEHGRGLAPAVLDTLGGALNTGLSINFWIMCSAMIAAFAAGLFFPKVKRVTTPVDMSDVTASH, from the coding sequence ATGCGCACCACCCATCGACCGTTCACCACCCTGGCCCTGGCGCTGTCCCTCTTCGTGGCCGCGCTGGAGATGACCGTCGTCTCCACCGCCATGCCCACGGTGGTCAGCGACCTGGGCGGCATCCAGCACTACGCGTGGGTCTTCACCGCGTACATGCTGTCCTCCACCATCACCGTCCCCATCTACGGGAAGCTCGCGGACCTCTACGGCCGCAAGCCCATCCTCCTCTTCGGGTCCACGCTGTTCCTGCTGGCGTCCGTGGCGTGCGGGTTCTCCACGTCGATGAACATGCTCATCGCGTTCCGCGTCCTCCAGGGACTGGGCGCCGGTGCCATGCAGCCCATCGCGATCACCATCATCGGGGACATCTACACGCTGGAGCAGCGCGGGAAGGTCCAGGGCGCGTTCAGCGCCGTGTGGGGCATCGCCGGACTCGCGGGCCCGCTCACCGGCGGCCTCATCGTGAAGTACCTCACGTGGCACTGGATCTTCTTCATCAACATCCCCATCGGCATCGCGTCCATGGTGCTGCTCGTCGCGTTCTTCCACGAGCAGCTCAAGCCCAAGGTGCGTGTCCGGCTGGACTACGCGGGCGCGGCGCTGCTGTCCTCGGGCGTCGTGGCGCTGTTGTTCGGCGTGCAGGGCTCCGGGCGGACACTGCTCGCTCTTCCCCTCGCCGCGGTGCTCCTCACCGCGTTCGTGTTCGTGGAGCTGCGCGCCGCCGAGCCCATCATCCCGATGAGCATCTTCAAGATCCCCACCATCGCCATCTCCAACGTGGCGGGCGCCCTCTTCTCCGCCGCCCAGTTCGGCGCGACCACCTACGTGCCCCTGTACGTGCAGGGCGTGCTCGGTGGCTCCGCCACGATGGCGGGCGGGATGATCACCCCCATGATCGTCGGCTGGCCGCTGGCGAGCCTCATCGGCGGCAGGCTCATGGTCCGCACCGGCTTCCGGCCGCTCATCGTCGGCGGGCTGGGGCTGGCCTCCATTGGCACCGTGCTGATGGCGCTGCTGCTCAAGCCCGGGGCTTCGATGCTGGTGCCGCAGATCGCCATGGGGTTGTTTGGCATTGGCCTGGGCTTCGCCGCCATGGCGACCATGGTGGCGGTCCAGACCACGGTGGGCTGGGAGCTGCGTGGCGTGGCCACCGCGAGCAGCATGTTCTTTCGCACCATCGGCGGGTCGCTGGGCGTGGGCGTGATGGGCGGCGTGCTGGTGAGTCAGCTCATGAAGGACCCCACCGTCCCCGTGAGCGCGGCCACGGAGCTGCTCGGCCCCGAGCACGGACGCGGGCTGGCGCCCGCTGTCCTCGATACGCTCGGCGGCGCGCTGAACACCGGGCTGTCCATCAACTTCTGGATCATGTGCTCGGCGATGATCGCCGCGTTCGCCGCGGGCCTGTTCTTCCCCAAGGTGAAGCGCGTCACCACGCCCGTGGACATGTCCGACGTCACCGCCTCCCACTGA
- a CDS encoding glycosyltransferase family 4 protein, with product MVRGQLHGIARYALELARRLPALATDLEFSALVPAKGLPDDLGELTPRIPLHRSRAGYLSPTEQPLLAYELTKLKPDLFHATSFSLPLFWPGKLVGTLHDANHLALADQYTPVQAIYYKAVVGPRARLATALITVSDFSREELGKYLKMSPYRFQVIHNGVDERFQPPTASEAKAFRDRHELPERYIAVVGNAKPFKNLAMLAKFAPELPVPLVLLAGKGAVAHEVGLHENVIDLEQLPESEMPLFYGAASMLLLPSRYEGFGLPALEAMASGCPVIAADTTALPEVVGDAALRLEPTEASMWKEASLRLLRDDALRQELMDLGRGRAARFTWDACALRTLGVFRRALEGANSPRQGGPPA from the coding sequence ATGGTGCGCGGTCAGCTCCACGGCATCGCGAGGTACGCGCTGGAGCTGGCGCGCCGTCTGCCCGCCCTGGCCACGGACCTGGAGTTCTCCGCGCTGGTGCCAGCGAAGGGGCTGCCGGACGACCTGGGAGAGCTGACGCCGAGGATTCCGCTGCACCGCTCCAGGGCTGGCTACCTGTCACCGACGGAGCAGCCGTTGTTGGCATACGAGCTGACGAAGCTGAAGCCGGACCTGTTCCACGCGACGTCGTTCTCGTTGCCGCTGTTCTGGCCGGGCAAGCTGGTGGGGACGTTGCACGACGCGAACCACCTGGCGCTGGCGGACCAGTACACGCCGGTGCAAGCCATCTATTACAAGGCCGTGGTGGGCCCACGGGCGCGGTTGGCCACGGCGTTGATCACCGTGTCTGACTTCTCCCGGGAGGAGCTGGGGAAGTACCTGAAGATGTCGCCGTACCGGTTCCAGGTGATCCACAACGGTGTGGATGAGCGGTTCCAGCCCCCCACTGCGAGCGAGGCGAAGGCGTTCCGGGACCGGCATGAGTTGCCGGAGCGGTACATCGCGGTGGTGGGCAACGCGAAGCCGTTCAAGAACCTGGCGATGCTGGCGAAGTTCGCGCCGGAGCTACCGGTGCCCCTGGTGCTGCTCGCGGGCAAGGGAGCGGTGGCGCATGAAGTGGGCCTGCACGAGAACGTCATCGACCTGGAGCAACTGCCTGAGTCGGAGATGCCGTTGTTTTATGGAGCGGCATCCATGCTGCTGTTGCCATCGCGCTACGAAGGCTTCGGCCTGCCCGCGCTGGAGGCCATGGCATCAGGCTGTCCGGTCATCGCCGCGGACACCACGGCCCTTCCCGAGGTTGTTGGCGATGCGGCGCTTCGGCTGGAGCCGACGGAGGCCTCCATGTGGAAGGAGGCCTCCTTGCGACTGTTGCGCGACGACGCCCTCCGCCAGGAGCTGATGGATTTGGGCAGAGGGAGGGCCGCGCGTTTCACCTGGGACGCCTGTGCCTTGCGGACCTTGGGGGTGTTTCGCAGGGCCCTCGAGGGAGCGAATTCACCCCGGCAGGGCGGGCCACCGGCTTAA
- a CDS encoding O-antigen ligase family protein: MGTETKTVESGRWKTAVAAVLGLYAVGLVLAEAVLQAGAILATALALALVATKRLRLERDVRAFVLASVALSVWQLVSPAVALMTGAATKWPRGARYGQALDTVAGAAVACIGTLGVPWLMLGSLVAGGWLLAAALGFYQHRVQWPWEPPKFLKLNLSRLHENFGTEENPRYAAGGLFFHRLRFAHGAIAVLGPALAVIGRSKVTRRRVLAGVMVLGLLLSIYGAFARAALGAALGVCVLALLLLLRGTARQAGLGVAAALVGLVLLTPAWRERFGKAVDNLFGSGERSLAMSVGWRLVREHTWVGVGFGNHKPAALATQAETGITDLLATDSHNIWLTTWAETGLVGLVLLATMHFLLAKALVRRHRAGSIPATGALLSFVGFHVLALVHYLPFHPSVHLSFMLVWGLGLCEFNTPLRHEPD; encoded by the coding sequence ATGGGCACGGAAACGAAGACGGTCGAGTCAGGGCGCTGGAAGACGGCGGTCGCCGCGGTGTTGGGGCTCTACGCGGTGGGGCTGGTGCTGGCGGAGGCGGTGCTCCAGGCCGGAGCCATCCTGGCCACGGCGCTGGCCCTGGCGCTGGTGGCGACGAAGCGGCTGCGCCTGGAGAGGGACGTCAGGGCGTTCGTGCTGGCGAGCGTCGCCCTGAGCGTCTGGCAGCTCGTGTCGCCAGCGGTGGCGCTGATGACGGGAGCCGCGACGAAGTGGCCCCGGGGCGCGAGGTACGGCCAGGCGCTGGACACGGTGGCGGGAGCGGCGGTCGCGTGCATCGGGACGCTGGGAGTGCCGTGGCTGATGCTGGGGAGCCTCGTCGCGGGAGGCTGGCTGCTGGCGGCGGCGCTGGGCTTCTACCAGCACCGCGTGCAGTGGCCCTGGGAGCCGCCGAAGTTCCTGAAGCTGAACCTGTCGCGCCTGCACGAGAACTTCGGAACGGAGGAGAACCCGAGGTACGCGGCGGGAGGCTTGTTCTTCCACCGGCTGCGGTTCGCGCACGGGGCCATCGCGGTGCTGGGCCCGGCGCTGGCGGTGATAGGCCGTTCGAAGGTGACGCGGCGGAGGGTGCTGGCCGGGGTGATGGTGCTGGGGCTGCTGCTCTCCATCTACGGCGCGTTCGCGCGAGCGGCGTTGGGAGCGGCGCTGGGCGTGTGCGTGCTGGCGCTGCTGCTGTTGCTGCGGGGAACGGCGAGGCAGGCCGGGCTGGGCGTGGCGGCGGCGCTGGTGGGCCTGGTGCTGCTGACGCCCGCGTGGCGGGAGCGGTTCGGCAAGGCGGTGGACAACCTCTTCGGCAGCGGAGAGCGGTCGCTGGCGATGTCCGTGGGCTGGAGGCTGGTGCGGGAGCACACCTGGGTGGGCGTGGGCTTCGGCAATCACAAACCCGCGGCCCTGGCGACGCAGGCGGAGACGGGCATCACGGACCTGTTGGCCACGGACTCCCACAACATCTGGCTGACGACCTGGGCGGAGACGGGGCTCGTGGGCCTGGTGCTGCTGGCGACGATGCACTTCCTGTTGGCGAAGGCCCTGGTGCGAAGGCACCGCGCGGGGTCGATCCCGGCCACGGGAGCGCTGCTGTCCTTCGTGGGCTTCCACGTCCTAGCCCTGGTGCACTACCTGCCGTTCCACCCCAGCGTGCATCTGTCGTTCATGTTGGTCTGGGGCTTGGGGTTGTGCGAGTTCAATACGCCGCTCCGACATGAACCCGATTGA
- a CDS encoding patatin-like phospholipase family protein → MARVLAGALLLLASNASAQASPLVQTAGPKAVSLTVSGGVSLGTYEAGFLYYAGTSSQGERAVDLRLVTGASAGSLNALLAIMATCGVDASTPGQSLFWDIWVPIGFNDLFVPTSTTPLGVLSREALERRASHVEQAWSRGLDRSCDVVLGVSTTRLSPRALQAANGRLDLPRLEEKFAIRIQGRGPGRPPRATNYTTREGRRLELLLETDDQGEIPFANLRELLLASMSFPIAFPPQPLRTCAPKASAKPGVCRPSEAQREFFIDGGVFDNTPLRLAVGLARDGLRETTDGKLEWRPIPQPDTRTTPPGIAFAFLDPDATEYPIAPPQEGTRPVSLPGTLAELLAAFVDTARSKELAMLLEEEPEIAKRLTLPRRHFPAAGAPLFAFLGFFEKSFRVFDFYLGMYDARRMMDDAFREGRTQAERPRAAAMDGIGGWQPFACMSAVYDSLPSAEQVCQGEALEDFRALLQMSLDQLYDACSRSAGTFPPGTWRNAHCDRAIAGQPPPHVPGLQPNAWPDWKQGKEESELAYSMRLLGAYGFGFQDLGVPKGQGDQAVLRIRHALGTAAHRLAAVQPAADKPTVRFASKLAVDSISYEPQRLSLHITMGPTESELGLSVGASETPLSSGLRFAGALGFRGLEDVLSSGSNSDPFGVIVVGGLEFQPRAEQTFLSQSRLALRAGWLFSAKDGYGTSLCTNRGASHVTACSRPVVQGLVGITFLEFLRAQVVGEWYPGSSSRKTLWSVAPGIGLEIGL, encoded by the coding sequence GTGGCGCGTGTCCTCGCCGGAGCGCTGCTCTTGCTCGCATCGAACGCGAGCGCGCAGGCATCCCCCCTGGTCCAGACCGCGGGGCCGAAGGCCGTCTCCCTCACCGTCAGTGGCGGCGTATCGCTGGGCACGTACGAGGCAGGGTTCCTGTACTACGCGGGGACGTCCTCCCAGGGCGAGCGCGCCGTGGACCTGCGGCTCGTGACGGGCGCATCCGCGGGGAGCCTCAATGCCCTGCTGGCGATCATGGCGACCTGTGGCGTGGATGCGTCCACACCAGGCCAATCCCTGTTCTGGGACATCTGGGTTCCCATCGGGTTCAACGACCTCTTCGTCCCGACATCGACGACGCCGCTCGGTGTCCTCTCGCGGGAGGCGCTGGAACGGCGTGCCTCCCATGTCGAACAGGCCTGGAGCCGAGGCCTGGACCGATCCTGCGACGTGGTGCTCGGGGTTTCGACGACGCGCCTTTCGCCTCGTGCCCTTCAGGCCGCGAACGGACGGCTCGACCTGCCTCGACTCGAGGAGAAGTTCGCCATCCGCATTCAGGGACGCGGGCCCGGACGCCCTCCTCGTGCGACGAACTACACCACGCGCGAGGGCCGCCGGCTGGAGCTGCTGCTCGAAACGGACGACCAAGGGGAGATTCCCTTCGCGAACCTGCGCGAATTGCTGCTCGCGTCCATGTCCTTCCCCATCGCGTTCCCGCCCCAGCCCCTGCGGACCTGCGCGCCGAAGGCCTCCGCGAAGCCTGGGGTCTGCCGGCCTTCGGAGGCGCAGCGAGAGTTCTTCATCGACGGTGGCGTCTTCGACAACACGCCCCTGCGTCTGGCCGTGGGGCTCGCCCGTGATGGCCTTCGCGAAACCACGGACGGCAAGCTGGAGTGGCGACCGATTCCACAACCCGACACGCGCACGACGCCTCCCGGTATCGCGTTCGCCTTCCTCGACCCGGATGCGACGGAGTACCCCATCGCGCCTCCTCAGGAGGGCACCAGACCAGTCTCGCTGCCGGGCACACTCGCGGAGCTCCTGGCGGCTTTCGTGGACACGGCGCGGTCCAAGGAGCTGGCCATGCTGCTGGAGGAAGAGCCGGAGATCGCCAAGCGACTCACCCTTCCCCGCCGGCACTTCCCCGCGGCCGGTGCGCCTCTCTTCGCGTTCCTGGGCTTCTTCGAAAAGAGCTTCCGTGTCTTCGACTTCTACCTGGGCATGTATGACGCCCGGAGGATGATGGATGACGCGTTCCGTGAAGGCCGAACGCAGGCAGAGCGGCCTCGCGCTGCGGCGATGGATGGCATTGGCGGATGGCAGCCCTTCGCCTGCATGAGCGCCGTCTATGACTCGTTGCCGAGCGCGGAGCAGGTGTGTCAGGGCGAAGCGCTGGAGGACTTCCGGGCGCTGCTGCAGATGTCCTTGGACCAGCTCTACGACGCATGCAGTAGGTCCGCCGGGACTTTTCCCCCTGGAACCTGGCGCAACGCGCACTGTGACCGCGCCATCGCGGGCCAGCCACCGCCCCATGTCCCGGGCCTCCAGCCCAACGCATGGCCGGACTGGAAGCAGGGCAAGGAAGAGTCGGAGTTGGCGTATTCGATGCGCCTCCTGGGGGCCTATGGCTTCGGGTTCCAGGACCTGGGCGTACCCAAGGGCCAAGGAGACCAGGCCGTCCTGCGCATCCGCCATGCACTCGGGACTGCTGCCCACCGGCTCGCTGCGGTGCAACCCGCCGCGGACAAGCCCACGGTCCGTTTCGCCAGCAAGCTCGCGGTGGACAGCATCAGCTACGAGCCCCAGCGCCTGTCGCTGCACATCACGATGGGGCCCACGGAGAGCGAGCTGGGCTTGAGCGTCGGGGCCTCCGAGACTCCTCTGTCGTCTGGGCTCCGGTTCGCGGGAGCACTCGGGTTCCGGGGACTTGAGGACGTTCTCTCCTCCGGTAGCAACAGCGATCCCTTTGGCGTGATCGTCGTGGGAGGACTGGAGTTCCAGCCCCGCGCGGAGCAGACCTTCCTCTCGCAAAGCCGTCTCGCGCTTCGAGCAGGCTGGTTGTTCAGCGCGAAGGACGGCTATGGAACAAGCCTCTGCACGAACCGAGGCGCCAGCCACGTGACCGCGTGCTCACGGCCTGTCGTCCAGGGGCTCGTGGGCATCACCTTCCTGGAGTTCCTCCGGGCCCAGGTGGTCGGCGAGTGGTACCCGGGAAGTAGCTCCCGGAAGACGCTCTGGTCCGTGGCCCCGGGCATTGGCCTGGAAATTGGACTCTGA
- a CDS encoding glycosyltransferase, translating into MKVALVHDWLVTHRGGERVLDALCELFPSADLYTLIHQPGSQSPRIEDRRITTSFLQHIPGIHSRYRHFLPLFPRAIEALRITGDYDLVLSSSHCVAKGIHAPPGVRHLSYVHAPMRYMWDLFDEYFGPGRTRLPVRAAALAVRPYLQHWDRTSTQRVDRIVANSRHIAGKIRRFWDRDASVVPPPVELERFTQVPLEGGGQGGYFLWLGAFAPYKRLDVALEAFRTLDTPLWVVGTGQEASRLTSGPLPPHIRFLGNVPDSALPALYRDARALLFTPEEDFGITPLEAQATGRPVIAFGKGGALETVTPRTGLFFPEQTPASLAAAVRQFDAWEPSFRPQDARAQAERFSRARFQQAIQAEVDALLGLPPSSPAV; encoded by the coding sequence GTGAAGGTCGCCCTCGTCCACGACTGGCTCGTCACCCACCGCGGCGGAGAACGCGTCCTCGACGCCCTCTGCGAACTGTTCCCCTCCGCGGACCTCTACACCCTCATCCACCAGCCGGGCAGCCAGTCCCCGCGCATCGAGGACCGGCGCATCACCACGTCGTTCCTCCAGCACATCCCCGGCATCCACTCGCGCTACCGGCACTTCCTGCCGCTGTTCCCGCGCGCCATCGAAGCCCTGCGCATCACCGGCGACTACGACCTCGTCCTGTCCTCCAGCCACTGCGTCGCCAAGGGCATCCACGCGCCTCCCGGCGTGCGCCACCTGAGCTACGTCCACGCGCCCATGCGGTACATGTGGGACCTGTTCGACGAGTACTTCGGCCCCGGCCGCACCCGCCTCCCCGTGCGCGCCGCCGCCCTCGCCGTGCGGCCCTACCTCCAGCACTGGGACCGCACCTCCACCCAGCGCGTGGACCGCATCGTCGCCAACTCCCGCCACATCGCCGGGAAGATCCGCCGCTTCTGGGACCGCGACGCCTCCGTCGTCCCGCCCCCCGTGGAACTCGAACGCTTCACCCAGGTGCCGCTCGAAGGGGGAGGGCAGGGCGGCTACTTCCTGTGGCTCGGCGCCTTCGCCCCCTACAAGCGCCTGGACGTCGCCCTGGAGGCCTTCCGCACCCTCGACACCCCGCTGTGGGTCGTGGGCACGGGGCAGGAGGCCTCGCGCCTCACGTCCGGGCCGCTCCCGCCCCACATCCGGTTCCTCGGCAACGTGCCGGACAGCGCGCTCCCCGCCCTCTACCGCGACGCCCGCGCGCTCCTCTTCACCCCCGAGGAGGACTTCGGCATCACCCCCCTGGAGGCCCAGGCCACCGGCCGCCCCGTCATCGCCTTCGGCAAGGGCGGCGCCCTGGAGACCGTCACCCCCAGGACGGGCCTCTTCTTCCCGGAGCAGACCCCCGCGTCCCTCGCCGCCGCCGTGCGCCAGTTCGACGCCTGGGAGCCGTCCTTCCGCCCCCAGGACGCCCGCGCCCAGGCCGAGCGCTTCAGCCGCGCCCGCTTCCAGCAGGCCATCCAGGCGGAGGTGGACGCCCTCCTGGGCCTGCCCCCGTCCTCCCCAGCGGTGTGA
- a CDS encoding GNAT family N-acetyltransferase produces the protein MMEPIAVTEVGARDVKSQELFCDYVPQVFRRADFRRWRAWGEWNDDYRAFTLLEAGRVVANTSVMRMRLLLEGREVTAYQLGAVGCVPSHRGRGLARVVMNAALDACGDAPVLLFANPTVRQFYPRFGFQPQRQTLFAATYDAVPEGPPAPMLNVDDAKVRAGLAALSSEGLPSTERFGARGYATVASWPVANGFARPLRQLGSDAWVFAGVEGDTLYLDDVFAREPFDLRAWIPRLIDRPIRAIRFGFTPERYWPGAVEAGEDTEADLFVRSLRLSPEAHRFPIMAHT, from the coding sequence ATGATGGAACCCATTGCGGTCACCGAAGTCGGAGCACGCGACGTCAAGTCGCAGGAACTCTTCTGTGACTACGTGCCCCAGGTATTCCGTCGCGCGGATTTCCGTCGTTGGCGTGCATGGGGCGAGTGGAACGACGACTATCGCGCGTTCACCCTGCTGGAGGCCGGACGCGTGGTGGCCAATACCTCCGTGATGCGGATGCGCCTGCTGCTGGAGGGACGCGAGGTGACGGCCTACCAACTGGGCGCCGTGGGCTGTGTGCCGTCGCATCGTGGGAGGGGACTGGCACGGGTGGTCATGAACGCCGCGCTGGACGCATGCGGGGATGCGCCCGTGCTGCTCTTCGCCAACCCCACCGTGCGCCAGTTCTACCCGCGCTTCGGGTTCCAGCCTCAAAGGCAGACGCTGTTCGCAGCCACGTATGATGCCGTGCCGGAAGGTCCGCCCGCGCCCATGCTCAACGTGGATGATGCGAAGGTGCGTGCGGGACTCGCCGCGCTCTCCAGCGAGGGGCTTCCGTCAACCGAACGCTTCGGAGCGCGTGGCTACGCAACGGTGGCGAGCTGGCCCGTGGCCAACGGCTTCGCGAGGCCCCTGCGTCAACTGGGCTCGGACGCCTGGGTGTTCGCGGGCGTCGAGGGAGACACGCTCTACCTCGACGATGTCTTCGCGCGGGAGCCCTTCGACCTGCGGGCCTGGATCCCCCGGTTGATTGACCGGCCCATCCGGGCCATCCGCTTCGGTTTCACTCCGGAGCGGTACTGGCCCGGCGCCGTGGAGGCCGGTGAGGATACGGAGGCCGACCTGTTCGTGCGGAGCCTCCGGCTCTCACCGGAGGCCCACCGGTTCCCGATCATGGCCCACACGTGA
- a CDS encoding ELWxxDGT repeat protein has product MRMRFGWVLAGVSFVGCGAAQDLELPAAQEPRVQAQACTPAMAATKVKDFLAPGDPLPSPYRPIPSELTNVAGTLYFTVDPYRSTAGLWRSDGTPVGTVPVKEFPYEGPDYRTFESLTAVGSRVFFTMEDPAAGSELWVSDGTSAGTQLVKDITPGASGSSLSDLTALGGGLTFFRRAGSAVELWRSDGTAAGTYRVVDFGSGSSLAYSTLRTGSALLFFLQDATQGTRLWRTDGTAAGTSLVKRVDAGTPLVTGTRALASGDGVFTLDDSSGTEVWRTDGTAAGTVRLDTFGKQVRLLGSLGSSVYLTTLSDDGEQLKLNRLSLSGGGKATVMTLPNAYPGQPDNTPYVQSSAESGGKLYFSMAIGSPGPAPREVGLWVTDGTAGGTQQLSRRLTTADEYSSPLFDTGAGTLLFSSGDGDQGLMPQVTNGTPAGTGRVTLSSPGGNRPEEFTRVGNSIYFRGDSDVWGDALWSVPASVTCTPLSTRAK; this is encoded by the coding sequence ATGCGCATGCGATTCGGGTGGGTCCTGGCGGGTGTGTCGTTCGTGGGCTGTGGTGCGGCGCAGGACCTGGAGCTGCCCGCGGCCCAGGAGCCTCGGGTCCAGGCCCAGGCGTGCACACCCGCCATGGCGGCCACCAAGGTGAAGGACTTCCTTGCGCCGGGTGACCCCTTGCCGTCGCCGTACCGGCCGATTCCGTCGGAGCTGACGAACGTGGCGGGCACGCTGTACTTCACCGTGGATCCCTACCGGAGCACGGCGGGGCTGTGGCGCAGTGACGGCACCCCGGTGGGCACCGTGCCGGTGAAGGAGTTCCCCTATGAGGGCCCGGACTACCGGACCTTCGAGTCCCTCACGGCCGTGGGCTCGCGGGTCTTCTTCACGATGGAGGACCCGGCGGCGGGCTCCGAGCTGTGGGTGAGTGATGGCACCTCGGCGGGGACCCAGCTCGTCAAGGACATCACGCCGGGGGCTTCGGGCTCCTCCCTGTCGGACCTCACCGCGCTGGGCGGCGGGCTGACCTTCTTCCGGCGCGCGGGGAGCGCGGTGGAGCTGTGGCGTTCGGACGGCACGGCGGCTGGGACGTACCGGGTGGTGGACTTCGGCTCGGGCTCCTCCCTGGCCTACTCCACGCTGCGCACGGGGAGCGCGCTGCTGTTCTTCCTCCAGGACGCGACCCAGGGCACGCGCCTGTGGCGCACGGACGGCACGGCGGCGGGCACCTCGCTCGTCAAGCGCGTGGACGCGGGGACTCCCCTCGTGACAGGGACGCGTGCGCTCGCGAGCGGCGACGGGGTGTTCACGCTGGACGACTCCTCCGGGACGGAGGTGTGGCGCACGGATGGGACGGCGGCGGGCACGGTGCGCCTGGACACCTTCGGCAAGCAGGTGCGGCTGCTCGGGTCGCTGGGCTCCTCCGTCTACCTGACCACGCTCAGCGATGATGGCGAGCAGTTGAAGCTGAACCGCCTGTCGCTCTCCGGAGGCGGGAAGGCCACGGTGATGACGTTGCCCAATGCCTATCCCGGCCAGCCGGACAACACGCCCTACGTGCAGTCCTCGGCGGAGTCAGGAGGCAAGCTCTACTTCTCCATGGCGATCGGCTCGCCGGGCCCCGCGCCTCGCGAGGTCGGGCTGTGGGTGACGGACGGCACTGCGGGAGGGACACAGCAGCTCAGCCGGCGGCTCACCACGGCCGACGAGTACAGCTCGCCCCTCTTCGACACGGGGGCCGGCACGCTGCTCTTCAGCTCCGGGGATGGCGACCAGGGGCTCATGCCGCAGGTGACGAATGGCACGCCAGCGGGCACGGGGCGCGTCACCCTCTCCAGCCCGGGAGGCAACAGGCCCGAGGAGTTCACCCGCGTGGGCAACAGCATCTACTTCCGCGGGGACTCCGACGTCTGGGGTGACGCGCTGTGGTCCGTGCCCGCCAGCGTGACCTGCACGCCGCTGAGCACCCGCGCGAAGTGA